The following coding sequences are from one Pararge aegeria chromosome 13, ilParAegt1.1, whole genome shotgun sequence window:
- the LOC120629055 gene encoding arginine-glutamic acid dipeptide repeats protein-like, with translation MAQNQGEVQVTPNQPVKDKDIYACLPDIRSHGTLVLDEPYPGGEELRWLPAQATDRDLVMYLRAARSMAAFAGMCDGGSPDDGCVAASRDDTTINALDVLHDSGYDPGRALQALVKCPVPKGIEKKWSEEEIKRFVKGIRQFGKNFFKIKKDLLPHKDTSELVEFYYLWKKTPGASSNRPHRRRRQTSLRRVRNTRNSRAGTPKEQTPEITPTVPDTIGPRPSPNPKETGEMSSVTEDENSEDDSDSRDAGDLAKVDNGRVENPDDSPSRMRTRNKSKEQTTPNGKKGQDESDNDTKIKKPIKPIPQSTNNNIPPEKVLSSPVSKEIKKKVTNGKVDVSKVKKRLPDDSKLEGIMDGDVQMKKKKAEEPPESPSESLTNDSFPAIDETESHEPEPEVCDFSFSKPDKENQEQNKEPEQPPKPLESQIKAEINEPTIKTEKDNLPPLFKVVPDKDERNVLDLKTDSNQSAPKNMDTTEPRPLALYSKTELIIPKVTPMSTDTIEKIKIKEEMDTDEQTLNLQKDDYPKDPLAHNFSGHVLSQSSKPLNLENTNFFVKDNHLYNPKLNHNIKIEGAPNNIFNPANMTKDNSIMRNAKDYSGGMPFSYPPNISFASDPNKHNPHLNPLKTVIKLEPRDETSEMKNQNTAEIFTATISSNNKVDSPSAPRLDTMQRISPSPTNPRASSPPHMEHPVASNTEPISPANAQEMKSHESDMEDKQPTDLKTQHAPKLDNQITHLRPPMFQPPIRPENLGVRSNEASNIPVSGQNMPPPALSQSSMTGLLPPGPLISVGSGSNVGPYGFMPASLYGHPGHPGLDKHGSMPPLMQQVPPSHTLTGASLISQQSNQNDSSMPQDLKIKQEVPDNMPANLSTQNVSDPLQSLKEVKVPGYPIGSAIAQHLSSERDRESMSSVENNSRPPSQPQNENSNMPSAFLGPRIESIKKEPDFLHQPHITPVSQSQSSGSDSASTIQPVKSPHTPTPIKSHPSHNGTPGHPRPSATTSPFSRHLTSPSQPRQISASPIQHTPVSHSALNLMNPTPLSIPATMAGPMIHSGQQPGPHPHPFASHLHHPHHPLLHPSSIFQLSAAAAAHAMHPYYPHPHPGYSMPYPYPYGPLPQPHPIPPMHPAASTPGRHEPVKPATIESTTMLSAHHSTSSSVTTRSLREISESTEDPRHPNSTTERHQLHETTMTHHHSTSHHSAVHTSTEKQPSHVGGGTNHTLSISHSTSSSSSQSIQHKINTQQKSSSHASSPLHLSASLSQTTSSSSSVNVTNNHTHHHSHHLAHHPERLSPADSMLLRHHPKMLPGNPNHLMIQPPSMGHPGLSLGLQSGPGPSSIESLRLHAQAAAGLQASHGRSGSPHQLPHGHPHLRGPPRPIPDENPELKLETQSQPEEEEIPSPAHIPHGPSPEPKIEDTECHRSQSAIFLRHWNRGDYNSCTRTDLIFKPVPESKLARKREERLRKQAERDREEREKIAQQAHRKIATPEKPETKPPSRGAIETISSPYDRFQRPPGYPDTPALRQLSEYARPHAGFSPGNMPRHCMDPMLQYQLSSMYGAAGARERLELEHLEREKRDREIRELRERELNDRLKEELLKNNVGPRALDPHWLEMHRRYGMPHPPPQGAIPVQFGLYPPGHGPGALSQLERERLERLGIPPAGAGGPPVSVPVSGAPPHHPHHPHPGVAAAQLEAAERLALAADPMVRLQMAGINPEYHAHTHAHTHAHSHTHLHLHPGQQAAQAQQDALSLGLGGGSYRPLPHPDLLSRPYAEQLAQQAAAHEQLQRQLLMERERGFLHPAHHEEFVRQQRERELKVRALEEAARASRP, from the coding sequence ATGGCCCAGAACCAAGGGGAGGTTCAAGTGACACCGAACCAACCCGTGAAAGACAAAGATATTTACGCGTGCTTGCCAGACATACGTAGCCACGGTACACTCGTGCTCGACGAACCGTATCCTGGCGGCGAGGAGCTGCGATGGTTGCCTGCTCAGGCTACAGACAGAGACTTGGTTATGTACTTGAGAGCCGCTCGCTCAATGGCAGCGTTCGCCGGTATGTGTGACGGAGGATCTCCAGACGACGGCTGTGTAGCTGCAAGTCGCGATGATACCACTATCAATGCTTTAGATGTCCTACACGATTCAGGCTATGACCCTGGAAGGGCTCTACAGGCTCTTGTGAAATGTCCTGTTCCAAAAGGTATAGAAAAAAAGTGGTCCGAGGAGGAAATAAAAAGATTTGTGAAGGGTATTCGACAATTTGGTaagaatttctttaaaataaaaaaggacttGTTACCCCACAAAGACACATCTGAGTTAGTAGAGTTCTATTATTTGTGGAAAAAGACCCCAGGTGCTAGTAGTAATAGGCCGCACAGGCGACGTCGCCAGACTTCTTTAAGAAGAGTGAGGAACACAAGAAACTCTCGTGCAGGAACACCCAAAGAGCAGACTCCTGAAATAACGCCTACTGTGCCAGATACTATAGGTCCCAGACCATCACCCAACCCTAAAGAGACTGGAGAAATGAGTTCAGTTACTGAGGATGAAAATTCAGAAGACGACAGTGACTCTAGAGATGCAGGCGATTTAGCTAAGGTTGATAATGGCAGAGTTGAGAACCCTGATGATTCGCCAAGCAGAATGAGAACTAGGAATAAGTCTAAAGAACAAACTACTCCAAATGGAAAGAAAGGTCAAGATGAAAGTGATAATGATACTAAAATTAAGAAACCTATTAAACCAATTCCACAaagtacaaataataatataccccCAGAAAAAGTTTTATCATCGCCTGTCAGCAAGGAGATTAAAAAGAAAGTTACAAATGGTAAAGTTGATGTTTCTAAAGTTAAAAAGCGACTTCCAGACGATTCAAAACTAGAAGGTATTATGGATGGTGATGTTCAAATGAAGAAAAAGAAAGCAGAAGAACCACCAGAAAGTCCATCAGAGAGCCTAACTAATGATAGCTTTCCTGCGATTGATGAAACTGAAAGTCATGAACCAGAACCTGAGGTGTGCGATTTCAGTTTTAGTAAACCTGATAAAGAAAATCAAGAACAAAACAAAGAACCCGAACAGCCACCAAAGCCTTTGGAATCACAGATAAAGGCAGAAATTAATGAACCCACTATAAAAACAGAGAAAGATAACCTACCTCcattatttaaagttgtgccTGATAAAGATGAAAGAAATGTTCTAGACTTGAAAACAGATTCAAATCAGTCAGCACCTAAAAACATGGATACTACGGAACCTAGACCTTTAGCATTATATTCCAAAACAGAGCTTATTATACCTAAAGTAACACCTATGTCTACAGACACTatagaaaagataaaaataaaagaagaaatggACACAGATGAGCAAACATTGAATTTGCAAAAAGATGACTATCCGAAAGATCCACTTGCACACAATTTCTCTGGGCATGTATTAAGTCAATCTAGCAAACCCCTGAATTTAGAAAATACGAACTTTTTTGTCAAGGATAACCATCTTTATAATCCCAAACTTAATCACAACATAAAAATTGAAGGTGctccaaataatattttcaaccCAGCCAATATGACAAAGGACAATTCAATTATGAGGAATGCAAAAGATTACTCTGGTGGAATGCCATTTTCGTATCCTCCAAATATTAGTTTTGCTAGTGATCCTAATAAACATAATCCTCATTTAAATCCCTTAAAAACAGTCATAAAATTAGAACCTAGAGATGAAACAAGCGAAATGAAAAATCAAAATACTGCAGAAATTTTCACAGCTACAATATCATCAAACAATAAAGTGGATTCACCAAGTGCACCAAGATTAGACACAATGCAAAGAATTAGCCCATCACCAACAAATCCTCGTGCTTCTTCACCACCGCACATGGAACACCCAGTGGCATCAAATACAGAACCAATCTCTCCTGCAAATGCACAAGAAATGAAATCTCACGAATCTGATATGGAGGACAAGCAACCTACTGATTTAAAAACCCAACATGCACCAAAACTTGATAACCAAATCACACACTTGAGGCCCCCAATGTTTCAACCACCTATCAGGCCAGAAAATCTTGGAGTTAGATCTAATGAAGCTTCTAACATTCCTGTATCTGGCCAGAATATGCCTCCTCCAGCTCTTAGTCAGTCATCAATGACAGGTCTTTTACCACCAGGTCCACTAATATCAGTTGGGAGTGGATCCAATGTTGGGCCATATGGATTTATGCCAGCATCATTATATGGGCACCCTGGTCACCCTGGCTTAGATAAGCATGGTTCAATGCCACCATTAATGCAACAAGTACCTCCATCACATACTCTTACTGGAGCAAGCTTGATCTCTCAACAATCAAACCAAAATGATTCATCTATGCCACAAGatctaaaaattaaacaagaagTTCCAGATAACATGCCTGCTAACTTGTCAACACAAAACGTGTCTGACCCCTTGCAGTCACTTAAGGAAGTGAAAGTACCAGGATATCCAATCGGAAGTGCTATAGCACAGCACCTAAGTTCAGAGAGAGATAGAGAGTCAATGTCAAGCGTTGAAAATAATAGCAGGCCACCAAGTCAACCTCAAAATGAAAATTCTAACATGCCCAGTGCATTCCTAGGCCCTAGAATAGAAAGTATAAAGAAAGAACCAGATTTCTTGCACCAACCCCATATAACGCCAGTTTCGCAAAGTCAAAGCAGTGGATCAGATTCTGCAAGTACAATTCAACCTGTAAAGAGTCCTCACACACCTACCCCTATAAAAAGCCATCCGAGTCATAATGGAACGCCGGGGCACCCCCGTCCTTCTGCGACCACATCACCATTTTCCAGACATTTGACCAGTCCATCTCAGCCCCGACAAATTTCAGCGTCGCCTATTCAACATACGCCAGTGTCTCACTCTGCTCTTAATTTGATGAATCCTACACCACTTTCAATACCAGCAACAATGGCTGGTCCGATGATTCATTCTGGCCAGCAACCTGGCCCACACCCCCATCCGTTTGCGTCCCATTTACATCACCCTCATCACCCCTTGCTGCACCCATCATCGATATTTCAGCTTTCGGCTGCCGCGGCTGCGCATGCCATGCACCCTTACTACCCCCACCCGCATCCAGGGTACTCAATGCCGTATCCATATCCATATGGACCATTACCACAACCTCACCCAATACCACCAATGCATCCAGCGGCGAGCACGCCTGGAAGGCATGAACCAGTGAAACCAGCAACCATTGAATCAACAACTATGCTTAGTGCTCATCATAGTACCAGTTCATCAGTGACAACAAGATCTCTGAGAGAAATTTCTGAGAGCACAGAGGATCCGAGACATCCGAATTCGACGACAGAACGACACCAGCTGCATGAGACTACAATGACGCACCATCACTCAACCAGTCATCACAGTGCTGTACATACGAGTACTGAAAAGCAACCTAGCCACGTTGGAGGAGGGACTAACCATACTCTCTCTATATCGCATTCAACGTCGAGCAGCTCATCACAGTCTATCCAGCATAAAATTAATACTCAACAGAAAAGCAGCTCGCATGCAAGTTCACCTCTACACTTGTCAGCAAGTTTATCCCAGACAACTAGTTCGTCCTCGAGTGTCAATGTGACTAATAATCATACCCATCATCACTCACATCATCTTGCCCACCACCCAGAGCGATTATCGCCGGCAGACTCTATGCTTCTTCGTCATCACCCAAAAATGTTACCTGGAAATCCAAACCACCTTATGATCCAGCCACCTTCTATGGGTCATCCGGGATTGAGTTTAGGATTACAGTCGGGACCTGGTCCAAGTTCAATCGAAAGCTTACGATTGCACGCTCAAGCTGCGGCTGGTTTGCAAGCATCGCATGGCAGATCTGGATCTCCCCATCAGTTACCACATGGTCACCCGCATCTACGCGGTCCACCGCGGCCGATACCTGATGAAAACCCTGAATTGAAATTGGAAACTCAATCACAGCCGGAAGAAGAGGAAATTCCCAGCCCTGCCCACATCCCACATGGCCCCAGTCCAGAACCTAAAATTGAAGATACAGAGTGTCATAGATCACAGTCAGCGATATTTTTAAGACATTGGAATCGCGGTGATTATAACTCATGCACGCGTACTGATCTTATATTCAAACCAGTGCCAGAATCTAAGCTCGCGCGTAAACGAGAAGAAAGACTTAGAAAGCAAGCAGAGAGAGATCGAGAGGAAAGGGAGAAAATAGCCCAACAAGCACACAGAAAGATAGCGACGCCAGAAAAACCGGAAACGAAACCGCCTTCAAGGGGTGCTATTGAGACGATAAGTTCGCCTTATGATAGGTTCCAGAGACCACCTGGGTACCCTGACACACCAGCGTTACGGCAACTATCAGAATATGCACGACCACACGCGGGTTTCAGTCCTGGCAACATGCCTAGGCATTGCATGGATCCTATGCTCCAATACCAGTTGAGTTCTATGTATGGAGCCGCCGGAGCGCGGGAGCGGCTAGAACTTGAGCATCTCGAGAGGGAGAAAAGAGATAGAGAAATTAGGGAGCTGCGAGAAAGAGAACTGAATGATCGATTAAAGGAGGAACTACTTAAAAATAACGTGGGACCGCGTGCACTCGACCCGCATTGGCTGGAAATGCACAGGCGGTATGGAATGCCGCACCCGCCGCCGCAAGGTGCCATTCCCGTACAATTTGGTTTGTACCCACCCGGCCACGGACCTGGTGCCCTATCACAATTGGAGCGGGAACGACTGGAGCGCCTAGGCATACCGCCGGCGGGCGCGGGCGGGCCACCGGTCTCCGTTCCTGTCAGCGGCGCTCCGCCGCACCACCCCCACCATCCGCATCCCGGAGTGGCGGCGGCGCAACTGGAGGCGGCGGAGCGACTGGCCCTCGCCGCGGACCCGATGGTGCGGCTGCAGATGGCGGGCATCAACCCCGAGTACCACGCGCACACGCACGCGCACACGCACGCGCACTCGCACACGCACCTGCACCTGCACCCGGGGCAGCAGGCGGCGCAGGCGCAGCAGGACGCGCTGAGCCTGGGGCTGGGCGGCGGCTCGTACCGGCCGCTGCCGCACCCCGACCTGCTGAGCCGGCCCTACGCCGAGCAGCTGGCGCAGCAGGCGGCGGCGCACGAGCAGCTGCAGCGCCAGCTACTCATGGAGCGCGAGCGCGGCTTCCTGCACCCCGCGCACCACGAGGAGTTCGTGCGCCAGCAGCGGGAGCGCGAGCTCAAGGTGCGCGCGCTGGAGGAGGCGGCGCGCGCCTCGCGCCCCTAG
- the LOC120628623 gene encoding uncharacterized protein LOC120628623, translating to MQALWQSSQHPMYIRTVWVDGFRHAILTQDDPHFLKLAAKRRRPSSSASYAKSTVHQTRNIRSSCSLSHHDELRSLNLVIRKSRFQNKTENTPHIEKLNLSDVENSNDEIIVKASPQPICHLNHFKLDLESDNMRTVKSNRTARNDVKENTELSDRVLQWLDLAGKVNLLNTENAERMSQPRHSWPEIQRRNLVKSKTATDLRAREVKVDTKTSGPIDRQEFYMPTSANTIENYARQSRNIKCTPRHDAKFKENKKVKDMRASVIETRQKMVSERNAVEKQYAEMVSKKLLPDVGKTKKQVHIFMPEALTKKFGSTTPSVTESFLSQKCNLSGTNQATK from the coding sequence ATGCAAGCGCTCTGGCAATCATCACAGCACCCTATGTACATTAGAACCGTATGGGTGGACGGATTCCGGCACGCAATCCTAACACAGGACGACCCCCATTTCTTGAAACTTGCCGCAAAAAGGCGACGACCAAGTTCATCAGCGAGCTACGCTAAGTCAACAGTGCATCAGACCAGAAACATCAGGAGCTCGTGCTCTTTAAGCCATCACGACGAATTAAGGAGTTTAAACCTTGTGATACGAAAAAGTAGATTCCAGAATAAAACTGAGAACACACCCCACATAGAGAAGCTAAATTTATCTGATGTAGAGAATTCGAACGACGAAATTATTGTTAAAGCATCCCCACAACCTATATGTCATTTGAACCATTTTAAACTCGATTTAGAAAGTGATAACATGAGGACCGTTAAAAGCAATAGGACAGCTCGAAATGATGTTAAAGAGAACACCGAATTATCGGACAGAGTACTACAGTGGTTGGATTTAGCTGGAAAAGTTAATCTGCTGAATACAGAGAATGCTGAGCGAATGTCGCAACCAAGGCACAGTTGGCCGGAGATACAAAGGCGGAATTTAGTAAAGTCTAAAACAGCGACGGATTTGAGGGCGAGAGAAGTTAAAGTCGATACTAAAACAAGTGGCCCTATCGATCGTCAGGAGTTTTACATGCCTACATCAGCGAACACGATAGAAAACTATGCGCGACAGTCACGGAACATAAAATGCACGCCACGCCACGACGCTAAgtttaaggaaaacaaaaagGTCAAAGACATGAGAGCTAGTGTCATTGAGACCCGTCAGAAAATGGTCTCTGAGAGGAATGCTGTAGAGAAACAGTACGCGGAAATGGTCAGCAAGAAGTTATTACCAGATGTGGGGAAGACGAAGAAGCAAGTGCACATTTTTATGCCCGAGGCGTTGACCAAAAAGTTTGGGTCCACCACGCCGAGTGTTACGGAGAGTTTTTTATCACAGAAATGTAATCTTTCGGGCACGAATCAGGCAACAAAATGA
- the LOC120628677 gene encoding zinc finger protein 569-like, with product MTSDESDDEPLSTLAAAKKENPEQFEDEEQSKTQSEDSDSDYEVPNKKKKKTKKKKKAPAVKKLGVTIKINRKLNTIVVPPVIARPADVWLYLKDLNPAGPYSCLLCPDWFINRSKMILHYALNHKKDFCGICRYFVPDREAWYAHEKFHIPWPCSQCVETFPSEGPLRIHFQAVHNLVHCRLCHFRVSADADYNAHLFQKHGVTNVASKDEEFFWEILPDNPDKFICLLCVKTESISPYSVTTFFGHYMGIHHFTLKCMANILAGRDTPFLVNGAEVSDRFLQQQLKDYGRLGYVDLEPKSLIPSQEHIDYKPDEVVIPEVKEENHSETDDKVEKENEIEVSEKDENSQNDETSQNDETIDYKGEEDFDITHTEVILLEKCYYDYINNSLSYINDKIVPEVSHIDYEKIKGDIDIDVECSLCKSKFENAHCFITHLSKMHSVKTLPLFSCRVCATTFDTYADLTKHISEELGDFEDLWICQFCDKEFDNREQTRTHLTEHWASLDYDNCFSPHLGFKCKYCPTLFWNETERETHQMRVHINKYKDEFYKCEICSTTFSDKVWYIHHHLENHINEGEQPVYLIKCCLCYIVEPSFDNMRSHFQDQHPEIRKLYCSLDACMFKPLSHRKSFKLHVKMIHGPSSKADKPVNCTICGREFVSARSCSTHMTQVHGPGKFKCKLCKEMLQTTDERKLHYLLCHPGHHPFECSVCGKSFQYKSSLYMHKQEHQPNKQNFTCSYCGKVFSKKDSYREHVQIHEGPRHACSYCPMRFVQRSNMLRHERRHTGERPYRCTHCPRAFADKGACTAHTRTHVRDTSYACLYCGQTFVQKSKLTYHIRKHTGENLESCTVCSKVFTSACALREHMKTHVVKKEVVKCPLCDKSYQDERYMLRHLRTMHTRAQFSCPLCQKLLTSAAGLRHHVITHSKINTFRCKCCPKTYAVKRTMLKHLRKRHGLRGTEVDLKDFYNRIEPRDCKLNLDETTMTSIFGPAKVKVPEILISDFVNFANQPKTADNAATDDGDDSEDNENDDNEASEANESDKDSNDEKEKEPQIKQEVQSGDEELEPTDFVSVKIEPMDEEHE from the exons atgacatcCGACGAATCGGATGATGAACCACTATCTACATTAGCGGCAGCTAAAAAGGAAAATCCTGAACAATTTGAAGATGAGGAACAGTCGAAGACCCAAAGCGAAGATTCCGACAGTGATTACGAAGTGCcaaataagaaaaagaagaagactaagaaaaagaaaaaggctCCGGCAGTAAAAAAGCTAGGCGTAACTATCAAGATTAATCGCAAATTGAACACTATAGTCGTCCCACCGGTGATAGCAAGGCCCGCCGATGTGTGGCTTTACTTGAAAGATCTGAACCCAGCTGGCCCTTACAGCTGCCTGCTGTGCCCAGACTGGTTCATAAATCGGTCCAAAATGATACTTCATTACGCTTTGAACCATAAGAAAGACTTTTGTGGTATTTGCAG ATACTTTGTACCCGATCGAGAGGCCTGGTATGCACATGAAAAATTTCATATACCGTGGCCATGCTCCCAATGTGTTGAAACATTTCCATCTGAAGGACCATTACGGATCCACTTTCAAGCAGTACACAACTTAGTACACTGCCGCCTATGTCACTTCAGAGTCTCAGCCGATGCTGATTATAACGCACATCTATTCCAAAAACATGGTGTGACAAATGTTGCATCAAAGGATGAGGAGTTTTTCTGGGAAATACTACCAGACAACCCAGACAAGTTTATTTGCTTGCTATGTGTTAAAACTGAAAGCATATCTCCATATAGTGTCACAACATTCTTTGGTCATTATATGGGTATCCATCACTTCACTCTAAAGTGTATGGCGAATATATTGGCTGGGAGAGATACACCTTTTTTAGTTAATGGCGCTGAAGTCAGTGACCGTTTCCTTCAACAACAACTCAAGGATTACGGACGGCTTGGGTATGTAGATCTAGAACCAAAGAGTCTTATACCATCTCAGGAGCATATAGATTATAAACCTGATGAAGTAGTAATACCAGAGGTCAAAGAGGAAAACCATAGTGAGACAGATGATAAAGTAGAAAAGGAAAATGAAATTGAAGTGAGTGAGAAAGATGAGAACAGTCAAAATGATGAAACCAGTCAAAACGATGAAACAATTGATTATAAAGGAGAGGAAGACTTTGATATAACACACACTGAGGTTATTTTactcgaaaaatgttattatgactATATAAATAACTCTCTCAGTtatattaatgataaaatagTACCTGAAGTCTCCCATATAGACTATGAAAAGATAAAAGGTGACATAGATATTGATGTTGAATGCTCGCTTTGCAAAAGTAAATTCGAAAATGCCCATTGTTTCATAACACATTTGAGTAAAATGCATAGTGTTAAAACATTGCCTCTATTCTCGTGTCGAGTGTGTGCAACAACTTTCGACACTTATGCAGATTTGACCAAACATATATCCGAGGAACTAGGTGACTTTGAAGACTTGTGGATATGTCAATTTTGTGACAAGGAATTTGATAATAGAGAACAGACTAGAACCCATTTAACCGAGCACTGGGCATCTTTGGATTACGATAACTGTTTTAGTCCACATTTAGGATTCAAATGTAAATACTGTCCAACATTATTTTGGAATGAAACAGAGAGGGAAACGCATCAAATGAGAGTGCACATCAATAAATATAAggatgaattttataaatgtgagaTTTGCTCTACAACGTTTAGTGATAAG GTATGGTACATCCACCATCATCTAGAAAATCACATAAATGAAGGAGAACAGCCAGTCTATCTAATAAAGTGTTGCCTTTGCTACATTGTGGAGCCTAGCTTCGATAATATGAGAAGCCATTTCCAGGACCAACATCCTGAAATCAGAAAACTGTATTGTTCCTTAGACGCTTGTATGTTCAAGCCGTTGAGTCATCGCAAGTCCTTCAAATTACATGTCAAG ATGATCCACGGACCGTCATCTAAGGCCGACAAGCCAGTGAACTGCACCATATGTGGCCGCGAGTTCGTCAGCGCTCGTTCATGCAGCACCCACATGACACAGGTGCATGGACCGGGCAAGTTCAAGTGCAAACTGTGCAAGGAAATGTTGCAGACCACTGACGAGAG AAAACTCCACTACCTTCTGTGCCACCCGGGTCACCATCCGTTCGAGTGTTCTGTGTGCGGAAAGTCGTTCCAGTACAAGTCGTCCCTCTACATGCACAAACAAGAACACCAACCGAACAAGCAGAACTTCACTTGCAGTTATTGTGGGAAAGTGTTTTCG AAAAAGGATTCCTACCGCGAGCACGTTCAAATCCACGAGGGTCCCCGACACGCGTGCTCGTATTGCCCCATGCGGTTCGTTCAGCGCTCGAACATGTTGCGTCACGAGCGCCGGCACACGGGCGAGCGGCCCTACCGCTGTACGCATTGCCCTCGCGCCTTCGCGGACAAGGGCGCTTGTACCGCTCATACCAG GACACATGTGCGAGACACATCATACGCCTGCCTCTACTGCGGGCAGACGTTCGTTCAGAAATCTAAGCTTACCTATCATATAAGGAAACATACTGGAGAGA ATTTGGAGTCGTGTACTGTCTGCTCGAAGGTGTTCACGAGCGCATGCGCACTGCGAGAGCATATGAAGACCCACGTGGTAAAGAAGGAGGTGGTGAAATGCCCACTAtgtg ATAAAAGCTACCAAGATGAGCGTTACATGCTACGTCATCTCAGGACCATGCACACCCGGGCGCAGTTCTCTTGCCCGCTTTGCCAAAAGCTACTCACCAGTGCGGCCGGTCTGCGGCATCACGTCATTACGCACAGCAAAATCAATACGTTCCGG tGTAAATGCTGTCCCAAAACGTATGCCGTCAAGAGGACAATGTTAAAGCATCTACGGAAACGTCACGGCCTCAGAGGTACGGAGGTCGACCTGAAAGATTTCTACAACCGCATTGAGCCGAGGGATTGCAAACTCAACCTTGACGAGACGACCATGACCAGTATATTCGGACCCGCCAAAGTAAAAGTTCCCGAAATATTGATTAGCGATTTCGTCAATTTTGCGAACCAACCGAAAACTGCCGATAATGCGGCGACAGATGACGGGGACGATTCCGAGGACAATGAAAACGATGACAATGAAGCGTCTGAAGCCAACGAGAGTGACAAGGACAGCAACGATGAGAAAGAGAAGGAGCCACAGATAAAACAGGAAGTTCAGAGTGGTGACGAAGAATTGGAGCCCACTGACTTTGTGAGTGTCAAAATTGAACCAATGGATGAAGAGCATGAATAA